GTGTCAAAGCCACCCCCGACCACATCCCCGCGGGCGAAGACGTCGATGCCGACGTAGACGTCGGTGTGGCGGGGCCCGGCCAGCCGGCGCGTGCGCTCCAGGTGCTCCTCCTTCCAGTTGTAGTTGGTGAAGAGCCCGTCACAGGCGTCAAAGAACACCCTGGGGACAGGGTCAGGGTGGCAAGGCAGGCACGGTGGCTGTCCCTGCAGACCAGCCCGCCAGGGGCTGTGCAGACCATCCCTTGCCCACCGAGAGCTGGGTCGGGGGTGGGCTCATGCCCCCCGCCCGGGGatggcggcggggcagggcccggccTCACCTATTCTCCTCGTTCAGCTCGTTCTGCCATTTCAGCGCGCCGTTCCGCAGGACGCTGTCGTACCAGATCACCATTCCCCCCGGCACGGCGCTGCGCACCTGCGCCGTCAAGTGCCGCAGGAAGGGGGGCAGGTTCCCcaccgctgctgcctgccaggagaGAGCGGGGCAggtgggcgcggggcgggcgcggggcagcagcgggggggcgggggaggggtaCACCGTGACGGCGGCTCACGCTCAGCCTGTTCTCCACGTTGACCAGCCAGCCATCGAAGCGGTAGTGCTGGGCGACGCGCGCCAGCTGCTCGCCCACGGCGCGGTAcgcctcctcctcgccgcccagGAACGCCTCGCACAGCTTCTCCCCGTCCGTCCACTCCGTGATGAACGTGCCTGGGGAAGCGGCAGGAGCGGCGTCGGCCGCGCACCCCGGCAAAACCACTGTGTGCCCGGGGCTCCCCAGGACCTGGTCctgcggccgccggccccgcagccggcccTGCCCTCACCCAGCACGGGGACGCCGTTCCTGTGCGCCGCGTTAGTCCAGCACACGGGCGGGATGGTGACGGTGTGGTGGCTGAAGTAGACGAAGATGTCGATGTACCGCCAGTGGTAGAAGACGTAGGGATTGCGTGTGGCGGAGCCCTGGATGAACCTGCAGCAGCAAGGAGGGTTGGGCAACGCGGGAAGGATGCCGGCAgacggctgcggggctgggcaggagcctgACTCACGTCCTGGGAGCGCGGCAGAGCTGTGGCACCGAGCCACCCCTGTGCACCCCGGCTAGGGCTGGCCCAAGCGGGGCCACCGCGCTCCAGtgcccaaacccaaacccctccGTCCCTGCCCGCCTGCGGCCGGGCCGGCAGGAAACACATCAGGCAGAAGCAGAAGAGGTTTGGGGTCTGAGGCGCTGAGCCCCGCCGCCACgtctcccctctgcccagcacgtaCCTGTCCTCCAGGTACCCGCCGCGCATGTCGTGGCACACCAGCGTCCGGGGCCTCTCGCTGCGGAGCGGCGGCTGGCGCTTGGCCAGCGGCACGGTGGAGACGTTGAAGTCATCGTTGCTGTCGGGGCGCCaggccagcagctcctccaggccGGACAAGAAGAAGCTGATGGGCTCCGTCGTCCTGGTGTCGAAGTGCCTCGCTGGCGCAGGCAGGGAGATGGGGGACGGGGTCAGCGGGGCGCGCTGCCCGTGCGGGTCGGTGTCGGCACCGGCACGGGATGGCGGGGAGCGTGGCGGGTGCCCGCGGTGCCTCACCTGGCAGCGGCTGCGGGTCGGTGCTGACGGTGTCGTGCAGGACGGTGGTTCCCCGGGGCTCCGCCGCCGGCTGGAAGCTGCCCGGGGAGGGCGgtgagggccgggccgggccgggatgGCACCGCGGCCGGTGCCGAGCCCCGAGCCCGGCCCCTGTCCCGATCTCTGCCTGGTCCCTGCCCTGGTCCCTGCCCCGAGCCTGGTCCCTGCCCCGATCCCGGCCTCTGTCCCGATTCTGGTCCCGATCCCGGTCCTGATCCCTGCCCGGTCCCCTGCCCGGTCCGAGCCCCGATCCCTGTCCCGATCCCGATCCCTGCCCGATCCCGGTCCCGTTCCCGGTCCCGATCCCGGTcccgatccctgccctggtccctgcccgatccctgcccagccccggcccaGACCCCCGCCCCGGACCCCGCGcccacctcctcctccgccgcctcccgccgcgctccgcccccgCTTCCGCcggctcctccgccgccgccccggccctctTCCCGCGCCGCCCGGGCCCTTCCTGCGCCTCCGCCATGGctctgccgccgctgccgccggtgctgccgctgctgccggtgctgccgctgctgccgcccgCTCTgacgcggccccggcccggcccggctcgccCGGAGGCGCGGCCCCAGGAgctccgcccgccccggcccggccccggggtgggTCCGTGTGTCCCGCGGCGGGTCCGTGTATCCCGGGATGGGGACGTGTCTCCTGGGATGCGACGTGAGTCCTGGGACAGGCTGCAAGTCCTGGGACACGGCCATGTGTCCTGGAATGGACTATGTGTCCCGGGGTGGGACATGTGCCCCAGAACAGGCCGTGCTGTGCAGACTGGGCCAGAGCCGgtgccggcagccgccccgcagcAGGCAGCCGTCCCCTCGTGCCGTGTGCCAGCCGCGccggcagccccagcgctgcccactgCCCGAGGGACCGGGAGCTGCCGCGGGGCTTTGCCCCCACCGCAGGGCTGGGACCGGGCTCTGGCCGGCCATGAGCGGGGCAGCTGCCCCCACCCCTGCCGccgggtcccgggggccctgagggtgctgccagccccaccgGGCCCCCCTCACCACCCACCCGTGGGGCCGAGGCTCTGcttcagctcagccctgggccATCGCTCCCGTCCCTGCTCTGCTGGGCGCGTGCtggtctccagctgcagccctgctctgcccagccatGGACCCACCGATCCAGACCCTGACCCACCGGCGTCCCAGCTTGACCTCAGACCTGCCGCATCACCGTGGGCGTGCTGGATCATCGGGATTCTTGGCAAACCCAgccaccacccccagcccccgctgCTTGCGGGCTGACGGCTCTGTTACTGTGCTCAGCTTCCAGCTCCCTGGCCCGTGGGGAGCGGCCAGGCCTCACAGAGACTGGCACAGGGCTCCCCGGCTCTCCAGCGATGAtctgcccttccctgcccaccACCAGCTCGGCAGCACCGTGCCAGCCCACGGCTCTCGGGGAGACCCCGCACCCTGGGAGCGGGAACCTGCACTGAGCCGCTCGGAGCCTCCGCACACACAGCGCAAGCAGACGCGCCGAAAGCGTGAGTAGGACTCGAAATCACGGGGTGTTTAATGTGGTCGCAAGCTGCGCAGAGAGCGAGGGGCGGCacaccgccccgcgccccgctttGCCATTGCGTCTACAAAAATACGAAGCCTGGCCAGCAGATAACCTAACCGAAGAGGAAGCAGCTGAGGCCGAAGGCCCCACacccagggctgccggtggggagcCTGCCCCTCCTCGGCAGCATCGGCACCGAGCAGAGGCTGCATGCGGGGAACAGTGACGGGGCCTTGCAGAGGGGAACTGATGCAATCCGCCGCCCCGGGGAGCACCTGGGGGAAGCGTCGGCCCGGAGGGTGCCCAGCGCCGTGCGGCAGCGCCCGTGCTGCTGGGACCCATCGCCACGGGAGGAAAGAAGGGCCCTCAGTGGTCTTGTTGCCTTTCCTGATGGAGACTGAGCACTCTCTGCCCCTTTCCAGGAGAAGGAGCCTGCAGAGCACATCACAGCGcgaggggggaagggaggaacaCGGCGCATGTGTCTGCGCTGCCTGGCACCAGGGCACGGGCAGGCAAACCCGTTCGGCCGGTGCCGGCTCACAGCCAGTGCCCCGAACTCATGTGCCCCCGCAAACCCAGCTCCGCAGCGGGCGCAGGCGGGGATGAGCCCTGTGCCCGCCCCAGGCGAGCGGCCGCTGCCTGCGTCGCAAACGCAGCAGAGGCTGGAAACGGCTCCGACTCCTCCGGGCGCATCCGATCGGCCTCGCGGGGCTGGGAGTGGGGGGCTCACGCGCTcgggcagctgctggggcagcgGCACGGAGCAGCGCGAGCAGCGCGACAGCGGGTGGCATGCCCGGGGCGAGGGGACACCCACCCCGGGGCGCTCAGGGGTCCCCGCTGTACTTGATGAGGTGGCCGCTGAAGGTGACGTAAGTGTCGTACTCATCGCTGAAGATGGCGTTCTCGCGCTCGCCCTTGTAGAGCCGCACCCAGACCTCGTCCTGCTCGCGCAGCTCCAGCATGACACTCTGGCTCTGCATGATGCTGCGGTCGCTCACCTGGGCGTAGAGGATCACCACCTCTGCCCCGTTGCGCATCAGGTGCAGGTACGTCTCCTTCTGGTTCCAGGTGTGCACGTTCAGGCTGAAGTAGTAGATCCCGGGGACGTAGCAGTAAAACTTGCCCGTGAACATGTTGAAGTGCTCGTAGAGGTTGACAAACTCCGTGTCGAAGATGAGGGTCTGGTAGTAGTCGTTGCTGTGCAGGGGCTTCTTGCGGCCCACCGAGAAGGCGGCGTAGTGGCTCTTGCAGCGCTCCCCCGGGGCGCCCACGCTGCCCTTCTGTCCCTTTGGCCCCGCGTGgcccctgctgccagccaccCCCGTCTTGCCGAACTTGCCCTGCATGCCCCGCTCGCCGCGGTCCCCCTTCTCGCCTGGGCCAAGCAGGAGGGACAGTTGTGCTGTCAGAGGTGGTGCCACCTCCAAACCCGGTGCCCAGGGAGCCCCTTTGGCtggcagagggggacggagacagccaggaccccccagccccgctccctccctggcTCTGCCGCCGCCTCCAAAGCTGCTGCCCAGAGGCCACCAGCGCAGGAGCAGCTCACGCCCCGGGGGGTCCCTTgcccacccccctctgcccagGCACCCAGCCCCTCCTTCCCAGTTTGCAGGAGACTGGTGCCCCCGAGAGCTGGCACTGGGAGCCCAGCTGTGCGCTGGGCAGGCTGCGGGTGCCCAGGCTGCCGTGCCGCAGCGCGGGGCCCTGCCAGCCCTCACCTTTCAGGATGGTCACGTTGATCCGAGGCAGGGGCTGGTACTGGGGGTAGGAGAAGCGCTGCTCGGGCGGCTCGCAGCAGCGGACGCAGCGGGGACGCGGGGGCAGCCGCTCTGGGGCACCGCCAGCCGCCTGCTCTGGCGAGACGCTGCGGAGGGCAGAAAGCAAAGCGCAACGGGGAGCTGCGGGTGGGGGCCGGAGCCCTTTGcggtgccggggctgccccggccacCGCTGTGAAAGGGCCCAGCCCCGGGGTCCCCTCACCTGGCTGCGTGGTGCTGGGACGGTGTCTCCGTGGGGTCCGTCTGCGGACgctggccggggctggggctggggctgggctggctccGCGCAGgcgagggcagcagcaggcaggagagcagcaggacaCCAAGTGCCCCAAGCCCCTCCATGCTGTGGCAGTGCCCTGTGAGATGCCAGGGACGGCTGAGGGGGAGAGCAAGGCCTGGCGGAGCCATGATCGGCAGagatgccgtgccgtgccgtgccgtgccagccTGGCTGCACCCGGTGCCGTCCCCGGGACAGGACCTGGcacaccaggcagccccaggcctccaGCCCCAAAAGGCTGCTCttgcagcagcccttccccagcagagcctgcagcgtGGGCACACGCAGCTCTTGCAGCTCCAGGGACCATCTGCACCTAAAGAGCCGCTTCCAGCTGGGCCAGGTGCCTCGGCGGTGCTGCAGCGAGCGCCCGGAGCCCCGTGTTTGGGGCAGTGCAGGGGCTTGGGGCTCACCAGCAAGCTGGGAGCTGGGGCCAGGCAGCCTCCAGAGCCCTGGCACCCGTGGAAGAGGGATCACCCGGGGAGCCGAGGGTGGAGCGGAGCAGCAGCCGTTGGCGGACTGGCCAAGCCCTGCGCCAAGCATGACTGCTCCTACGCAGCCCGGCTCCGGCTGCCTCCCAT
Above is a window of Opisthocomus hoazin isolate bOpiHoa1 chromosome 21, bOpiHoa1.hap1, whole genome shotgun sequence DNA encoding:
- the ENGASE gene encoding cytosolic endo-beta-N-acetylglucosaminidase isoform X2; amino-acid sequence: MEGLGALGVLLLSCLLLPSPARSQPSPSPSPGQRPQTDPTETPSQHHAASVSPEQAAGGAPERLPPRPRCVRCCEPPEQRFSYPQYQPLPRINVTILKGEKGDRGERGMQGKFGKTGVAGSRGHAGPKGQKGSVGAPGERCKSHYAAFSVGRKKPLHSNDYYQTLIFDTEFVNLYEHFNMFTGKFYCYVPGIYYFSLNVHTWNQKETYLHLMRNGAEVVILYAQVSDRSIMQSQSVMLELREQDEVWVRLYKGERENAIFSDEYDTYVTFSGHLINFQPAAEPRGTTVLHDTVSTDPQPLPARHFDTRTTEPISFFLSGLEELLAWRPDSNDDFNVSTVPLAKRQPPLRSERPRTLVCHDMRGGYLEDRFIQGSATRNPYVFYHWRYIDIFVYFSHHTVTIPPVCWTNAAHRNGVPVLGTFITEWTDGEKLCEAFLGGEEEAYRAVGEQLARVAQHYRFDGWLVNVENRLSAAAVGNLPPFLRHLTAQVRSAVPGGMVIWYDSVLRNGALKWQNELNEENRVFFDACDGLFTNYNWKEEHLERTRRLAGPRHTDVYVGIDVFARGDVVGGGFDTDKSLRLVRQHGLSAAIFAPGWVYEHLGEENFLQNENKFWASLAEHLPTHSICTLPLATSFSLGMGTSRFLAGKEEEAGPWYDLSAQEIQPLYPESAGRLSTGCCLQDAWCGGSSLRVQGTIPAGQQRVAVRLFSLQMPAPPKLFLTLLYKLEGPHPDEFAIALELTTCDSGTCHEGNVASLPEPTGRHHPRLLPAPPPGLAAPLAACDRGSNGWTSRCYELDLQDCSLRDLSLLASRPQPGPREMPFACLLGEMRVLDAATVAVPPPPVQGLSASQLRWQPGPGPEQLSLSLTLRWAFPPDAADAFRVLRRDPGPGAPQLLGLAHGCRYRAVGLPVPRPTVGRPGRLELLVEPVLRDALPAGPDGCGRLLLVYSVPAGPGP